The genomic region GTGGCGTCGCTCTCGCGCGCGGCGGTCGCCATCCGTTCCGCGTCGTCGAGGCTGTCCGCGAGCGGTTTCTCACAGAGGACGTGGACGCCGGCGTCGAGCGCCTCGATCGCCGGTTCGGCGTGCAGGAAGTTCGGGGCGAGGTTGTAGAACACGTCCACGTCGTCGATGGCGTCGCGCCAGCCGGTCGCGGTCTCGGTGAATCCGAGCCGGTCGGCGGCGTCGTCGAGGGCCGCCTCGTCGCGTCCGATCAGGATCCGCCGTTCGGTCTCGGGGGTATCGGGGAAGAACATCGGGAGCCGCGCGAGGGCGTTGGCGTGGGCCCGGCCCATGAACCGGTAGCCGAGGAAGCCGATCCGGAGCGTCACGCCCAGAACGCCTCCCCGGGTTCGGATTCCAGCAGGACCCGGTCCAGTAGCTCGACGGCCTTCTCGAGGCCTTCCTGCGGGCTCGTCAGGGCGTCCTCGTGTTCGATGCTCACCGCGCCGTCGTAGCCCACCAGACGCAGGGCGGTGACGATGCGTTTCCAGTGTTGCTCGCCGTGGCCGTACCCCACCGTTCGGAACAGCCACGACCGCTCGGCGGGCCGGTCGTAGGCCGTCGTGTCGAGGACCCCGCGGGTTCGCTGCCGGGACTCGTACAGTTCCGTGTCTTTGGCGTGGACGTGGTGGATCGCGTCGCGCTCGCCGAGCCAGCGGATCGTCGCGACCGGATCGATCCCCTGCCAGTAGAGGTGCGAGGGGTCGACGTTCGCACCGACCCGTTCGTTGGTCGCGTCGCGGAGGCGAGCGAGGGCGTGGGGTTCGTGGGCGAGTGTATTCGGGTGCATCTCGATGGCTACGTCGACGCCGTGTTCGGCCGCGAGGGCGGCCACGTCGGTCCAGTACTCGGTGGCGCGGTCCCACTGGTACGCGAGGGCGTCGGCGTGTTCGGGCGGCCAGGGGGCCGTGATCCAGTTCGGCGTCACGTCCTCGGGGCTGCCACCGGGGAGTCCGGAAAAGCAGGTGACGGCGGCCACGTCGAGTGCGTCGGCGAGGCGGATCGCCCGGCGGAGTTCGCGGTCGGCCCGGTCGGCACGGTCGTCGTCGGGGTGGAGCGGGTTGTTGTGCGTCGCGAGCGCGCTGATCGACAGGTCCCGGTCGTCGAGAGTCGTGTCGAGGGTCGCTCGTTCGTCCGGGTCTTCCAGCAACGTGTCGGGGTCGAGGTGGTCACTCCCGGGGAAGCCGCCACAGCCCAGTTCCACGGCGTCGACGCCCAGGTCGGCGAGGTAATCGAGTGTGTCCTCCAGGGGGCGCTCCCCGAGGGGGACGGTCAGGACACCGAGGTCCATACCTGTCGTTCCACGCGCGGCCGGTAATAGTTCACCCCGGCGTGGGAGTCTCCTCGGGTGGCGCGCTCGGGACTCCCCTCACCGCTGGGGGCGGGAGCGGCCGTCGGCACCGTCGTCGGTTCGGGAGCGATTGACGTCGAGTTCGGCTTCGAGCGCGCGGAGTCGGCGGTACATCCGTCGTTCGGACTGAGATATCCGGCGGTCGAGACGCTCGATTTGCCGTTCCGTATCGTTGTCCAGTGCCGTGCAGTACTGCTCGTGCGTCGCGAGTCGGTCGTACGGGACCGGCCGCTCACAGCCAGGGCAGGTCGGCATGTGTCGTCCGTAGTACAACCGCTCACGGCTTCACTCTTTGGTCGCCTGCGGGAGGTGTTCCGGAACGGAGGCTGGCGGAGTCGGGAGACGGCGGCGTCAGACCTTTCGCCGTGAATAACACAGGAGTTGTATGGTCCTGCAGATCGGCGTCATCGGTGTCGGCGGACTCGGCTACCTCCAGGCCAAGACGTACGCTGAACTCGGGAGCGTCGATATCGTCGCGGCCGCGGACGTCACTGCGGACGCTCGCGACCTCTTCGAGCGAGAGTTCCACGCACCGGCCTACGAGACGTACCGCGCACTCCTGCACGAACACGGTGCCGAACTCGACGCCGTCACCATCGTCACACCCCACACCCTCCACTACGAACAGACCATGGCCTGTCTGGAATCGGGCCTGCACGTCCTCGTCGAGAAACCGATGGTCACGGACGTGGGCCACGCCAAAGGGCTCGTCGAGGCGGCTGCCGATCGCAATCTCGTCCTGCAGGTCGGCTACCAGCGCCGGTTCCACGACGGGTTCAGGGAGATCGACCGGGTGCTCCGGAGCGGTCGCATCGGCCGCCTCCGCGCCGTGGACTGTTTCGTCAGTCAGAACTGGATCGACAACCACCGCGGCACCTGGCGGGTCGATCCCCAGCTGTCCGGCGGCGGCCAGCTCTACGACACCGGCTCACACGTCCTCGACGCTCTCGTCTGGCTCTCTCACGCCCAGCCGACGGCGGTGACTGCCCAGATCCAGTACGCCATGCCCGATATCGACGTCGACAGCGTGTTGACGGTCAGACTGGAGCGCGACGCCGAACCGATCCTGGCGAGCGTCGCCATCGTCGGTGACGGCGTCGACGCCACTCCCCGGGAGGGATACCGGTTCTGGGGAACCGACGGGACCATCTCCTACATGGACGACGAACTGGAGATCGACGAACAGAACGGCGCAGCCTACCGGACCGAGATGGCCATCGACGCCGACTTCGACACGCTCAACCGCCGGAAGCTCCGGAACTTCGTCGACGCAATCGAGGGGACGGCCGAGTTAGCCGTCCCCGGAACCGTCGGGCTCACCATCACCGCGCTCACCGAAGCGGCCTACGAGGCGGACGCGACGGACTCTACCGTGTCGGTCCAGTCGGTCGTCGAGAACGCCACCGTCCAGCAGTGAGATTCCGGCGCGATTCCGCCTGCGTCAGCCACCCGGCACGACCCGGCGCGCGAGCCAGCCGAGGAAGGGTGCCACGTCGCGCTGGGACGTGAGGCGGTACTCGGCGGCGGTGTCACGCGAGCCGACGTGGACCCCGACGTCACCGGCTGTGAGGACCCGGAAGACGTCCTCGTCCGTGGTATCGTCGCCGAGATAGACGGTCCGATACCCGTCGGGAAGCCGCCCCTGCATCCAGCGCACCGCCTGCCCTTTGTCCCAGTCGATGCGCGGCCGTATCTCGACCGATTTGCGCCCGGAGACGAGTTCGAGCCGATCGTCCAGTTCCGGAGAGAGCGCATCGATGCGGTCGGTCACGACGGATTGCAGCGCCGCCGGGACCCGTCGATAGTGGACCGTCAGCGAGAGCCGCTTGTCCTCGATCTGGCAGCCGGGCACGTCACCGAGCGCCTGCCGGAGAACGGTCCCAGCGTGGTCGAGGGCGGGCCTGTGACGTTCCACCTCGGGATGGAGCTCTCTCGTGTCACCCCATACCAGTTCGAGCCCGTGATTGCCTGCGTAGACTGCATCCGTGATTCCGGTGCGCGAGCGGAGATCGTCCAGTTCGCGGCCGCTCACGATGGCGACGACGGCGTCGGTCCGCGCGGCGAGACCGCCGAGGGCGGCCGCGTTCGCGGTGGTGATCTGCGGGTGATCGGGATCCTTCGCGATGGGTGCGAGCGTGCCGTCGAAGTCGGTGGCGACCAGCAGTCCCGATCCGCGTTCCAGTCGCGCCGCGATCTCGCCGAGATGGGAAGCAGCCGGTCTCGTTCCGCGCTCGTGTGCTGGCGGCCGTGTTCGACGCTGTGAATTCGGCCGGCGCTGGTAATTGGTATCGTTAGTCACGGGTCGTAGGTCACGCGGGACGACGATGTACCGGAGACCGCCGTTCGCCCGGTCGGAGGCACTGGTTGACCCACGAATCGAGGGTCTGTTCGGTAACCGCCCGACGGAGGCCGTCCATCCGCTGTCGTCGCTCGTCGTCCGGCATGGCGAGGGCGTCCTCGATGGTCGTGGCGAAGTCGGGCACGTCCAGGGGGTCGATCGCGAGTGCGTGGTCGCCGAACTCGTCGTACGCACCGGTCCCTCGACTCAACAGGAGGACGCCCGGGTCGGAGCCCTGCGCGGCGACGTACTCCTGGGCGACGAGGTTCATCCCGTCCCTGAGCGGGCTGACGATGGCGAGGTCCGCCTCGCGGTAGAGCCCGAACAGTTCGGCCTGTGAGAGGTGCGCCGTCGTGTAGATGACCGGTTGCCAGTCGTCGGTGCCGAACCGATCGTTGAGCCGCTCGACCCGATCCTCGACGGTCGCCCGAATCTCCCTGTACGCCTTGATCTCCTCCCGGCTGACGCTCCCGACCTGCACGTAGGTGAGGTCACCGCGGAGGTCGGGATTGTCGGTCAGGAGCCGTTCGAGCGCGCGGAGGCGTTCGGGGATTCCCTTGGTGTAGTCCAGTCGGTCGACGCCGACACCTAGCGTCACGTCGTCGGCGATTCCGTGCTGTTTCCTGAGACGGGCCGGGAACGCGGTCGCGGCCGCAGTCCCTACGGTGTCGCGAACGTCCTCGACGGGAACGCCCATCGGATTAGACTGGATGGCGATCTCACGACCGCGATACGCGATCCGTCGGTCGGACCAGTCGACGACGGCATCGTCGACGGCGGTCGCGACGCACTCGAGGAAGTTCTGGACGTAGCGTTCGGTGTGGAACCCGATCCGGTCACAGCCGAGTAGCCCCCGGAGAAGATCCTGTCGTCGCGGGCAGGCGCGGAACGTGTCCCACGCCGGCCAGGGGATGTGCCAGAACTGCGCCACGTCGACCGCCGGGCCGAGTTGCCGTCGGACGATACGCGGCGCGAGCGCGAAGTGATAATCGTGAAACCAGATCGTCGTCTCGTCGAGTCGGTCCCCGGGCGCGCTCGCGATTGCATTCGCGGCGAATCGCTCGTTCACCGTCCGATAGGTGTCCCAGAACGCCCCCTCGCAGTTCACGTGACCGAGAAACGAGTGACAGAGCGGCCACAGCACCTGGTTGCTGAACCCGTAGTAATAGTTCTCCACCTCGGCGTCGGAGAGCCAGACGCGTCGCAACGTGTATCGTTCGTCCGTCGGCCCCGAGTCGGTTCGAGGGGGTGCCCCGGACGAATTTCGAGGGGGCGCCCCGGACGAATCGGTGTTTTCCGATAGATCCTCGGCTGGCGGGACCGCGACACAGCCGTCGTCGTCGACGACTTCCTCGTCGGCGTCACCGTCCCCCCAAGCGATCCACGTGCCGCCGAGTTTTCGCATCACCGGATCGAGACCCGCAGTGACACCTCCCGTCGGTCGGTCCACAGTGATCGCCCCCTCGTCGAACTCGTGACTGTACGGCTGTCGGTTCGACACTACGATCAGATCGCGAGCCACGTTTCGATCAGGCGGCCCATGCCCCGCTCCTATGTCGCGTTGCGGTTGCCGTGTCGATTCCCGATTCGACGATCCGGGACCACCGGTCCCGGTTCCGTTCGGCCGTGGTGGCGTATGGTCGTACATGATCCCGAGAGATACCGTAGTCCGGACCGGAGTGCAGGTTTTGCCGGACCAAGCCGGTGGTGCTTGCATCTGAAAGGACGATCCCGGTTGGACGACGGATCCCCTGGTCACGGTCGATGCCGACAACGGGTCACGGTCGATGCCGACACCCGGACAGAATCGAACTCCGTCCTCGGTGAGTCACGGCGAAGCGGCAGTGGGAGCCGACCGGATCCTTGCCACTTCGTTTCGTATTCACAGCTATTTACAGTCGTATGGCTGTAAAGTTGGAGCGACAGACAGGAGTAGCGTTCACGAGGGACGAGTCAGTGGCGCGCGCACACCGGGTTTCCGGTGAAACGGGTGGTAGAGAGGGGGTGTGGAACGAGGGGTGTTTGTTCGAGGCGAGGTGGTATTTGGAGCGCGCGCACACCGGGTTTCCGGTGAAACCGGGGCAGAAGGGGACTGGGGAGGGAGATCCAGCGGGGGACGAGGGAAAACACCCTAGAAACAGACACACACCGGATTTCCGGTGAAAGTCTATGCTAGAGCGGCCAGTAGTACCGAAATCCGCTGAGATATTGTGGCGCTAGAGACTGAGCTAGAGACTGGGCTTCCGCTAGCACTATCTGAATAAAACTGGATAAAATTGATAACTGTGTTTAATTACATTAGTTTTATATACTACAAAGGAGTAAAGTCCATTGATTAGATCACAACCATTAGAGTGATAGCTGGCGCTATCACGTAGAGCGGAAGCTGCCATCCGAAACGATCCTCTTCGAGTGGTGTGGTTCTCGCTTTCGGTATCGTTCTTCGCTCCAGCTCTCGCTGTCACGCTTGCTTCCACTCTCGGTTCGATTCCTCTGTCACCGTGATCTCCCTCCGTTCTGGTCCGTAGCTTTCTCGTTGAGAGGTCTACTCCGGCTTCAGACGGCGCTTCGACCGACGATACTCCTGCAGACAACGTGCAACCGACGACACTCTCATCGACGACCTCACTGGCGACGGCTCCCCACCGACGATCCCTCAACCCCCGTTTCAACTGCACCCCTCCCCCTCCAACCCCCCATTTCACCGGAAACCCGGTGTGTGTCTCTAACCCGATTCTTTATAAACCATTTCACCGGAAACCCGGTGTCCGATTTCGAAATTTTACAAAAGTTATAATACATAAATTCTCCATCCAGTTTCTGGCTTCGTCCATCGGTCGTCAGTGTCCCGACATCTCACTGGGATTCACTTCTCGATCGTCGTCACCAACTGGTCTTTCTGAACCGGTCGGTGCCGGCTACCCCTCGTTAGCCTGAACGTACGTTCGAACGTCTCGGGTAATTGGTGTATAACTATAGACGAAAATTCATAACGAGAATACGGACCCATGTTCGACCTGACTGGTTTCCAACGAGACATCATGTACCTGGTTGCGGGGTTAGACGACCCACACGGCCTCGCGGTCAAGGACGAACTCGAGAAGTACTACGAATCGGAGATACACCACGGCCGCCTGTATCCGAACCTGGACGAACTGGTGAAGAAAGGCCTCATCAAGAAAGGCAAGAAGGATCGACGTACCAACGTCTACAAACTCACCGACCGCGGCGTTCGCGAGCTTCAGGACCGTCGGGACTGGGAAGACCAGTACCTGCAGGACAAACAGGCCATCCCGACGTAACGGCCCACGTAGCGATCCCGACTATTTTTTCGACCCGTCCGACCAGCCAGTTACGGATCGGCAGTTCCTGACAGCGTCAGTGACTCTCACCGACGCCGATCGCACATGGACCGGGTAACAAACCGTCCATCTCCCGTCGATCGGAGTCGATGCTACCGTCCCGGGAGACGCGATCGGCGCTATCGGCGGACCACCACAGCTGGCTCCGGTCCGTCTCGCTGCCCTGGATACTCGCTCTCGTCGCGAGCAAGTCGGGCGATCTCGTGACGACCGTCGTCGGACTGGCGGTCGTCGACGGCCTCACGGAACGCAATCCCGTGGCCGGTACTGTCTTCCGCCAGTTCGGCGTCGTCGGACTGTGCGTGATGACCGCCGCCGTGTTGCTCGTCGTCGTCCTCGTCGTCGAGCATGCTGCATCGGTCCTCGAACGTCACGACGATACCTCGGTCGGGCCAAACACCGTCTATTTCCTGGGATACTTGCCACTCGTTACCGTATTCGGTGCGGCGACGGTGTATAACGCCGTCTTACTCTGTATACACGCCTGACTGCGCCCGGTTGGGTCGGCGTATCGGGCTGCCGTCCGTGGGTTACTGCGCATAACCGGGGTATAACTATCCCACCGGCACGATACGCCCCGGTCGATGTCGCGCCGGTACGGTCCGGCGAAGGGTGATAGCATGGACGAGGCTCATACGACCGACGACGTGGCGGACGATGTACAGGCGGAGCCGGAACTGATCTCGGTGGTCGTCGAGGACGACGACGCGCCCGACCAGTGTACCATCTTCCACCCGGAGTCGTCGGGTGTCGACCGGATGTCACAGTGGATCACTGCGGAGACCGATCTCTTCGTCGATCTCTACAGCGTCCGGTAGAACCAGAAATTCGGTTGTCGGACACTCAGTCGCCGGTCTCAGCCCCGACTTCGATCGCGTGGAGTGCCGAACAGCCGCCGACGGCCAGGACGAGCACGCCCAGGGCGGCGATCGACGCTGCGCCGCCCGCGACCAGGCTGACGAAAAAGAGCGCGGCACCGACGCCGCTCAGCCCGAGATAGTACTCGTGCCAGGGTCGCGTGTCCGGTGACTGGTTGTCCAGATACTCGTAGAGCTGTGGGGCGTTCTCACCGAGAGAGACGATCCCGCGGTTCTGGTTGAACTGGACGATTCCCATGTCGGCCATCTTCGGCAGGTGACACTGGTAGAGGCCCACGTACACCCGCTTGCGCTGGCTGGAGGTGATCGACGCGATGTCCGTGTCGTTTTCCAGCGCAGCGATATGCTCCGCCAGGTCACTGAGTGTGACCTGCTGTTCGTGTTCGCGCAGGTATCTGATCACTTCGCGACGACGCTCGTTTTTCAAAATCTCGAATATGAGATCTAGTGATAGTTCTTCGGCGGGCGACTCCTCACCCCCCTCGGCGCTCGTCGTCGGTTCCGTTGCCGATTCCTCGATCTGCTGTGTCGTTGGTCCCGTTGACCCCGTTTCCTGTGTACTCATGCTCTAATCACCCGTCTCTGGGATCGCACTCGTTCCCCCTCCCAGTCGGTCGTGTACGTCCTACCGGGACGCGTCTCCATTCGCCCCTTTACTGCTGGTAGGCCTCTCCCAATGACCGACGCCACGTGGGAACGCGTTGATTTATCCGCGGCGTCTACACGCACGACAGGCAGGCACTTAATTGTTATTTGTCGTATAAGAAATGAATACTTCACGCTGGCGCTACGATCGGTAAGGATCTGTTTCGGTCTCGGTGGCTAGCGAATCAGCACGGTCAGACAGTAACAGGACGGAGAACAGCAACCGCACGGTCGTATAGTATCAAAAACATTTTCGAAAAATGGGATCGGACGAGATACGTTCGGGCGTGTCAGTCACTCTCTACCGGAATCACCGACACCGACGGTCGTCACCGGGGTTTCGAATTCGGTACCGTCGACGACGTTTCGGCCGTCGACGACGACCGCACCGTCGAGTTCGCTCCAGTCGAGGCTGTCGAACTCGTCGTGAGCAGTCGCGACGACCACCCCATCTAATTCCGTCTCGGGGAGGTCACCGACCTCGGCCGATCGGACGTCGAACGCGTCCAGGTCGACGACGGGATCGACCCCGATTACGTCGGCGCCGGCGTCTCGCAGCAGGGACGCGATGGCGACGCCGGGGGATTCACGGGTCTCGTCGACGCCGGGCCGGTACGCGAGACCGAGGACGGCGACCGTCGCGTCCGAGGGTGCCACGCCCGTCTCGCGCAGTGCCTCGCACAGTTTCCCGACGGTGTATCCCGGCATCGCGTCGTTGATGCGTCTCGCCCGTCGCAACAGGGGCGTCCCGGTCTCGGTAGTGTCGATGAGGAAGTACGGATAGTAGGGGATACAGTGGCCGCCGACGCCGGCACCGGGACGATGCAGGTCGCAGTACGGTTGTGCGTTGGCCGTCTCGATGGCCTCGAACACGTCGACCCCCATCTCCTCGGTCAGCGTCGCGAGTTCGTTGGCCAGCGCGATGTTCACGTCCCGATAGACCCCCTCGAACACTTTGACGCACTCGGCGGTCGTGGCGTCGGAGACCGCGTGGACCTCGTTGTCCGTTAGCACGTCGTACAGGGCCGCGGCGGCCCGTGTACTCTCGGGGTCGACGCCCCCGACGACTTTCGGATACGCCCCGCGAACGTCACGGAGTGCCCGCCCGCTCGCGGTCCGCTCGGGACAGAACGCCACGCCGAACTCGCCGGGGTCGCAGTCGCTCTCCTCGGCCAGTATCGGGGCGACAACCTCATCGCAGGTTCCTGGCGGGACGGTCGACTCGACACACACCAGATCGCCGGGTTCGAGGCCGCTCGCGACGGCCGAGATCGCCGCCCGGAGCGTCGTGAGGTCGGGACTCCCGTCCTCGACGAGGGTCGGGACGATGACGACGTGGACGCTCGCACGGGCGGCGGCCGCGTCCCCCTCGGTCGTCGCGACGAAGGACCCGTCGGCGACGACCTCCCGCATCGCCTCGGGGAGCCCCGGTTCTCCGCTGACGGGGCAGTCCCCGTCGTTGATCGATTCGACGACGGATGCGTCGACGTCGACGCCGGTCGTGTTCCCCGTGACCTCGGCGAACACCGTCGCGAGGGGGAGCCCCATCTTGCCGAGACCGTAGACTGCCACTGGCACCCGGCCGGCGCGGATCGCGGTGCCCTGTCCGTTCGCCGGACTCGAACCACCGTACAGCGAGACGGCCGATTCGGACTCGCGGTGCATGTTAGTTCTCTATCGCCGGGGGCTCGCCGGTCGCGTGGTCGTCGATCCGACGGGCCACGTCGAGTGCGGCCAGCGCGTCCTCGCCGGTCACCGGCGGGCGCGATCCGGTGGTCGCAGCCTCGACGAAGGCTTCGAGTTCGGCCCTGAGCGGCTCCCCGTTCTCGATGGTCGGTCGCTCGATGATGCTCTCGTGGCGGTACCGAAGGTCGCCGTCGGACTCGTAGTACTCCGGGACGGAGTGGCGGTGAATCTGGACGCTCTGGGCCTCGTAATCGACGTTGACGCGACACTCCTCGGCCGTGATGGCGAGTCGTCTGACCTTCTCCTGGGTCACACGGCTGGCGGTCAGGTCGGCGACCACGCCGTCGGCCAGCTCGAGCTGGGCGGTGACGTGATTCCGGTCCCGGGTGCCCATCGCCGAGACGCGCTCGACGGTCGAGCCGATGGTCGAGAGCACCACGTCGATGTCGTGGATCATCAGATCGAGGACGACGCCGTCCTTGCTGTCGCGGTCCACCGGCGGGCCGAGCCGCTGGACGTCGACGGCGATCACGTCCAGGTCGGCGACGATCTCGGACAGCGCCCTGACGGCGGGGTTGAACCGCTCGACGTGCCCGACCTGTAACGCCACGTCCCGCTCCCGCGCCATCTCGACTAGTTCTCGCCCGCGCGCGAGGTCCGAGACGAACGGCTTCTCGACGAGGACGTTCACGCCCCGATCGATGGCCTCGGTGGCCACGCCGTAGTGGTAGCGCGTCGGGACGGCGATCGAGACCGCGTCACAGCGCTCCAGCAGGTCGGTCTGGTCCATCGCGTCGGTCCCGTACTTCGTCGCCACGTCGGCGGCGCGGTCCGCGTCGGCGTCGGCGACACCCCCGAAGTCGACCCCGGGGAGCTCGTTGTACACGCGCGCGTGATGCTGGCCCATCGATCCGACGCCGACGACGCCGGCCGTCGGTCGCTCCTCACTCATGTGTCGTCCATCGTGTCGCGGTCTCGTTTTCCGTCTCGTCGCGCCGTCTCCGGTCGTTCGTGGTGGGTTTCCGTTCGATCACTCGTGGCTCACCTCGCGGATCGTCCGCGCGATCGTGCGCCGGTCGGCCTCGGTCGTCTCGGGATGGATCGGCAGGGACAGCACTTCCTCGGCCGCCCGGCTAGCGACGGGGGCCGACGCGTCGACCCCCTCGTAGGCCGGCTGTTCGTGGATCGGCGTCGGGTAGTAGACGCCGGTGTCGACGCCGGCCGCCGACAGCGCGTCCTGCAACCGCTCCCGCCGCTGGGTCCGGATCGTGTACTGGTGGTAGACGTGTCGCCGCTCGACCGGCTCGACCGGCGGGATGACCGACGTGTCTTCGAGCATGTCGGTCAACTCGGCGGCGTTGGCGCGGCGCGCCCGGTTGAACTGGGGGAGCTTCTCCAGCTGGACCAGTCCGATGGCGGCCGCGAGGTTGGTCATCCGGAAGTTGTGTCCCAGATCCACGTGCCGGTAGCTGCCGTCGCGCCCGTGGTTGACGAACCGCTCGGCCCGCTCGGCCACGTCGTCGCGGTCGGTCACGACCGCGCCCCCCTCCCCGGTCGTCATGTTCTTCGTCGGGTAGAAGCTGAACGTCCCCGCATCGCCGATGGCGCCGACGGGGCGGCCGTCGTGGCGCGCGCCGTGGGCCTGTGCGGCGTCCTCGATCAGCGCGAGGTCGTGTGTCTCGGCGATGTCGGCGAGGTGGTCCATGTCCGCCGGCAGTCCGTAGAGGTGGACCGCGAGGATCGCGTCGACGTCGTGTTCCCTGACGACGGACTCGACCGCGTGGGGATCGAGGTTGTACGTCTCGGGGTCGATGTCGGCGAACACCGGTTCGGCACCGCAAAACCGGACGGCGTTGGCCGAGGCGACGAAGGAAAACGGCGTCGTCACGACGCGGTCGCCCTCGCCGATGCCAAGCGCGTGGAGCGCGGTGTGGAGCGCGGTCGTCCCGTTGCTGGTGGCGACCGCGTGGTCGGTCTCACAGAAGTCCGCGAAGGCGGTCTCGAACTCCGTGACGGTCTCGCCGGCCGCCAGGCGACCGGATTCGACGACCTCGGACACGCGAGCCGATTCGCGCTCGTCGAGTTGTGGGGCGGCGATGTCGACCGACCGGACGCGTTCCTCGCCGGTTACCATCGTCGTCCTCCCGGCGACCGATGTCGCTCGACAGCACAGTTGCGCCGACAGACAGTGTTCGTTCTTGGGGACCTCATGGTTCGAGTTCGCCAGCGGGCGAAACCCCTGGCACGCCTCCATCCAGTCGGCAGTTCGCCTTTGTTATGCGGCCCATTTACCCGACGTATCGGACGCCTCACGGCTGTACGCCCCGACTCCGTCGATTCCTGACCGACTACGGGTCGGTTCGGGGCCGTATCACCCGCCAGGCGACACAGTGTGGCACGCTAACGGGATGGGCGGACAACGGTAGCACGCTGGTACCGTTTATAAGCTGGGTGTAACAAAGGGACGAGGCAGAAATTGGGAGGCACGTCACGCAGAAATGACCGTGCCAGGCGTCCAGTCTCGTCGAGAGAGCTAATCACGAGGGACGAACTCCTTGATGGCATACGATCAGGAAGAACTGACGCAAGACCTCGTTTTCGACATCTTGAGCAGTCCGCGCCGTCGGTACGTTCTGTACTATCTGCGGACTGTCGGGGAGCCGGTCGCGCTGAACGACCTGGCCGAACAGGTCGCGGCGTGGGAAAACGAGACGGAAGTCGACGAACTGTCCGATCAGGAGCGCAAGCGAGTGTACGTCTCCCTGTACCAGACTCACATTCCGAAACTGGATTCGGTCGGCATCGTCGAGTACGATCAACAGAGCGGGATGGTCGAGTTGACCGACCGCGTCCACCGGATCGACGACTACCTCACCGAGACGAGCGAGCCGATCCCCTGGCAGGCGTTCTACATGGGGCTGGCCGCCGTCAGCGCGGTGTTGCTCCTGCTCGTCGGGCTCGGAATCGGCCCGTTCGGGCAGATACCGGCACTGGTTGTCGGCATCGTCATCACCGCCGGGTTCGCGATCTCGGCGTCGGCCCACTACCTCTACTGGCGGTCACAGCGAAAACAGGTGCCGAACGAACTGCGTACCCGCGGTGGCTGAGTACGTGGTTCGTCGCTGCGTCACTCGTGGACGACGCCGCTGCCGGTCCTGAGTGAGCGCATCGTCGAGCACTCCAGACACGCGTACACGTGATCCTTGTTGTCGCCGAAGACGCGGGCGAAGGCGCTCGTGACGTAACTCCCGCAGTTTTGACATCGGGTGGACGTCTCGTCTGGCGTCTCGTCGGCCACGGTCGTGAGTTCCGCTGTCATGTGCGGTAGGCACGTGGAGTGGGGGGTGCTTTGTTATAATCGGGCTATTGATGCGTATTTGGATTGTTACGAGCTTATTCAGATTGTTACGGGCTTACTGTGGGTGACCGTATCGCTGACGGCCGCTCACGCCGAATCGGGTGAGGCAGGGGCTGCGTTACGATCACACTGCGCCTTCGAAAGGTAAGTGACGAGTGGTCCGGGGGCAGGTGGAGTCCGGCGGGGAACCACCTGAGAACGTGTCGCTGACCGCGCAATAAGGGGGACAAAATTATTGGGGGTGACGACGAACAGGTGGCAAGTCACCGAAGGACGCCACGGACGAGCCGTGAGCGGTGAATCGTGTCGGTGAGGCAGTCGCGGCGGGGT from Halorientalis sp. IM1011 harbors:
- the otsB gene encoding trehalose-phosphatase, which codes for MTNDTNYQRRPNSQRRTRPPAHERGTRPAASHLGEIAARLERGSGLLVATDFDGTLAPIAKDPDHPQITTANAAALGGLAARTDAVVAIVSGRELDDLRSRTGITDAVYAGNHGLELVWGDTRELHPEVERHRPALDHAGTVLRQALGDVPGCQIEDKRLSLTVHYRRVPAALQSVVTDRIDALSPELDDRLELVSGRKSVEIRPRIDWDKGQAVRWMQGRLPDGYRTVYLGDDTTDEDVFRVLTAGDVGVHVGSRDTAAEYRLTSQRDVAPFLGWLARRVVPGG
- a CDS encoding Gfo/Idh/MocA family protein, with amino-acid sequence MVLQIGVIGVGGLGYLQAKTYAELGSVDIVAAADVTADARDLFEREFHAPAYETYRALLHEHGAELDAVTIVTPHTLHYEQTMACLESGLHVLVEKPMVTDVGHAKGLVEAAADRNLVLQVGYQRRFHDGFREIDRVLRSGRIGRLRAVDCFVSQNWIDNHRGTWRVDPQLSGGGQLYDTGSHVLDALVWLSHAQPTAVTAQIQYAMPDIDVDSVLTVRLERDAEPILASVAIVGDGVDATPREGYRFWGTDGTISYMDDELEIDEQNGAAYRTEMAIDADFDTLNRRKLRNFVDAIEGTAELAVPGTVGLTITALTEAAYEADATDSTVSVQSVVENATVQQ
- a CDS encoding trehalose-6-phosphate synthase, whose amino-acid sequence is MSNRQPYSHEFDEGAITVDRPTGGVTAGLDPVMRKLGGTWIAWGDGDADEEVVDDDGCVAVPPAEDLSENTDSSGAPPRNSSGAPPRTDSGPTDERYTLRRVWLSDAEVENYYYGFSNQVLWPLCHSFLGHVNCEGAFWDTYRTVNERFAANAIASAPGDRLDETTIWFHDYHFALAPRIVRRQLGPAVDVAQFWHIPWPAWDTFRACPRRQDLLRGLLGCDRIGFHTERYVQNFLECVATAVDDAVVDWSDRRIAYRGREIAIQSNPMGVPVEDVRDTVGTAAATAFPARLRKQHGIADDVTLGVGVDRLDYTKGIPERLRALERLLTDNPDLRGDLTYVQVGSVSREEIKAYREIRATVEDRVERLNDRFGTDDWQPVIYTTAHLSQAELFGLYREADLAIVSPLRDGMNLVAQEYVAAQGSDPGVLLLSRGTGAYDEFGDHALAIDPLDVPDFATTIEDALAMPDDERRQRMDGLRRAVTEQTLDSWVNQCLRPGERRSPVHRRPA
- a CDS encoding PadR family transcriptional regulator, translated to MFDLTGFQRDIMYLVAGLDDPHGLAVKDELEKYYESEIHHGRLYPNLDELVKKGLIKKGKKDRRTNVYKLTDRGVRELQDRRDWEDQYLQDKQAIPT
- a CDS encoding sugar phosphate isomerase/epimerase produces the protein MDLGVLTVPLGERPLEDTLDYLADLGVDAVELGCGGFPGSDHLDPDTLLEDPDERATLDTTLDDRDLSISALATHNNPLHPDDDRADRADRELRRAIRLADALDVAAVTCFSGLPGGSPEDVTPNWITAPWPPEHADALAYQWDRATEYWTDVAALAAEHGVDVAIEMHPNTLAHEPHALARLRDATNERVGANVDPSHLYWQGIDPVATIRWLGERDAIHHVHAKDTELYESRQRTRGVLDTTAYDRPAERSWLFRTVGYGHGEQHWKRIVTALRLVGYDGAVSIEHEDALTSPQEGLEKAVELLDRVLLESEPGEAFWA